The proteins below come from a single Gossypium raimondii isolate GPD5lz chromosome 2, ASM2569854v1, whole genome shotgun sequence genomic window:
- the LOC128034068 gene encoding uncharacterized protein LOC128034068, protein MIQDSLKVASDLQKSYADLKHKDIKFQVYDKVFLKVSPRKKVLRFGRKGKSSPRFIGPYEIIERIKPIAYRLALPLELEKIHNDFHVSILRWYRSDPSHVISLTGVEIQPDMTYCEEPIRILAREVKELRDKNVALAKVLWQRHGIEEATWQPEETMRRQYPNRFIGKISRTKIPYIGKTLTNPPNHDPSTDIKVGKK, encoded by the coding sequence atgatcCAAGATAGCTTAAAAGTAGCTTCTGATCttcagaaatcttatgcggatcTTAAACATAAAGATATAAAGTTTCAAGTTTATgacaaagtatttttgaaagtttcaccCCGGAAGAAAGTTCTCCGGTTCGGTCGTAAAGGAAAATCGAGTCCGCGATTTATCGGGCCATATGAGATTATTGAGAGAATCAAACCTATTGCGTATCGATTAGCTTTACCGTTAgaactagaaaagattcacaatgacTTTCATGTGTCTATATTACGATGGTACCGatctgacccttcacatgttatttcccTGACGGGTGTCGAGATTCAGCCTGACATGACATACTGTGAAGAACCGATTAGAATTCTGGCACGAGAGGTGAAAGAGTTAAGAGATAAAAATGTAGCTCTAGCAAAAGTTCTCTGGCAACGACATggaatagaagaagctacctggcAACCTGAGGAAACTATGAGAAGGCAATACCCGAACCGCTTTATAGGTAAGATTTCAAGGACGAAAATTCCTTATATAGGCAAAACCCTGACGAATCCTCCGAACCACGACCCTTCAACTGATataaaagttggaaaaaaataG
- the LOC105788189 gene encoding uncharacterized protein LOC105788189, producing MRRQQREPSRKARLQIQPAGTLCELTGQGRRTSPRIQLTRQNYRPNSQEPREDRSLTSHRPKELTERATYSASHPDTCLESNWQKHPTSGQDLKSLSTSRFFHLSPFPKSPAFSTSHSFFHLSQPTKRKGGRHTPHSSANVCGCNHPTMICLYLSQPYSASSFSLIPSLIPSSIPKFKPAFHCFPKTHKKKKKINRGICRAEFSPDAPLAAAIGACMLSSLLLPAADTGEEDGGSSIIDAGDTRFAAMGIISFIPYFNWLSWVFAWLDTGKRRYAVYSVVYLVPYLRSNFSLSPEDSWLPIASILFCIVHVQLEASIRNGDLQGFQIFSEAAKHLSSRSREEDEHFKGYNEPEVKKREHRNLPDAEEHSRNEIPHWGIPKRPSQHHEQVNDLEDDGKSEH from the exons ATGAGAAGACAACAACGCGAACCATCTCGCAAGGCAAGGTTACAAATCCAGCCGGCGGGAACCTTGTGCGAGCTCACAGGGCAAGGTCGTAGGACCAGCCCGCGGATCCAGCTCACAAGGCAAAATTACAGGCCCAACTCGCAGGAACCTAGGGAAGATCGCAGTCTCACTTCGCATAGACCCAAGGAACTCACTGAAAGGGCCACGTACTCCGCTAGCCATCCAGACACATGTCTA GAAAGCAATTGGCAGAAACATCCAACGTCAGGCCAGGATCTGAAATCATTGTCAACATCCAGGTTTTTTCACTTGTCACCCTTCCCAAAATCCCCAGCCTTTTCAACTTCCCACTCTTTCTTTCATCTCTCGCAACCAACAAAGAGGAAAGGCGGGCGCCATACTCCTCACTCATCTGCTAATGTTTGCGGCTGCAACCACCCAACCATGATCTGCCTTTACCTTTCTCAACCCTATTCCGCTTCTTCGTTTTCTTTAATCCCTTCACTCATACCCTCTTCAATACCCAAATTTAAACCTGCTTTTCATTGCTTTCCTAAAACCCACaaaaag AAGAAGAAGATTAATAGAGGAATATGCAGAGCGGAGTTTTCACCGGATGCTCCCCTTGCGGCTGCAATCGGCGCCTGTATGCTGAGTTCACTACTTCTTCCTGCCGCCGATACAGGGGAAGAAGATGGTGGTAGTTCGATTATTGATGCAGGGGATACGAGGTTTGCGGCTATGGGAATTATTAGTTTTATCCCTTACTTCAATTGGCTG AGCTGGGTTTTTGCTTGGCTTGATACTGGAAAGCGGCGCTACGCCGTGTATTCTGTTGTATACTTGGTTCCTTACCTCAG GTCAAATTTCTCTCTTTCCCCAGAAGATAGCTGGCTTCCTATTGCTAGCATACTATTTTGCATTGTTCATGTTCAG CTGGAAGCAAGCATAAGAAATGGTGATCTTCAAGGCTTTCAAATTTTTAGTGAGGCTGCTAAGCATCTTTCATCAAGGAGTAGAGAGGAAGATGAACATTTCAAAGGGTATAATGAACCCGAG gtaaagaaaagagaacatAGGAATTTGCCTGATGCTGAAGAACATTCAAGAAATGAGATTCCGCATTGGGGAATTCCGAAAAGGCCCTCACAACATCATGAACAGGTGAATGATTTGGAGGATGATGGAAAAAGTGAACACTAG